One region of Juglans regia cultivar Chandler chromosome 4, Walnut 2.0, whole genome shotgun sequence genomic DNA includes:
- the LOC108992567 gene encoding probable protein S-acyltransferase 1 has protein sequence MSWNKNQSWSTSPSMPMAMPSPSPKPNTRRLYQVWKGNNKFLCGGRIIFGQDAGSLFLTTFLIGVPAITFCIRMILTIKEEDRRFSYPVLIFGLVLTLLDFTFLFLTSGRDPGIIPRNLHPLESDEAFDTPTVSMEWLNSKAGKLKLPRMKDVMVNGHTVKVKYCNTCLLYRPPRASHCSLCNNCVQKFDHHCPWVGQCIGLRNYPFFIMFILSSTLLCMYVFTFSWMNVLRRKGNLWSAMSRDILSVILIVYCFVVFWFVGGLTFFHFYLICTNQTTYENFRYRYDKNENPFTMGIIQNLKEVFFSKIPPSMIDFRAWVYEDDDVAMGSFSSELINGGRAFDDRSSKDKFDIPAGNKFENVGSLRVVDILQNLDYSGIDDNLKKKMEDGDHTA, from the exons ATGAGTTGGAACAAAAACCAAAGCTGGAGTACCTCTCCCTCCATGCCTATGGCCatgccctctccctctcccaaaCCCAATACCAGGAGGCTCTACCAAGTTTGGAAGGGTAacaat AAATTTTTGTGTGGCGGGAGAATAATCTTTGGTCAAGACGCAGGATCACTATTTTTAACTACATTTCTAATTGGAGTCCCTGCAATCACATTCTGCATAAGAATGATTTTAACGATCAAAGAAGAGGATCGTCGTTTTAGCTATCCTGTACTGATTTTTGGATTGGTTCTGACTCTTTTG GATTTTACGTTTCTGTTCTTGACATCAGGGAGAGATCCAGGAATTATTCCAAGGAACTTACACCCACTTGAATCAGATGAAGCATTTGACACTCCAACAGTATCTATGGAGTGGCTGAATAGCAAAGCCGGCAAATTGAAATTACCTCGAATGAAGGATGTAATGGTGAATGGTCACACAGTAAAAGTGAAGTACTGCAACACTTGCTTGCTTTACCGCCCACCTCGCGCTTCTCATTGCTCTCTGTGCAACAATTGTGTGCAGAAATTTGATCACCACTGCCCTTGGGTGGGTCAGTGTATTGGATTG CGTAACTATCCATTCTTCATCATGTTTATACTGTCGTCAACCCTTTTGTGTATGTACGTGTTTACGTTTTCTTGGATGAATGTTCTACGGAGAAAAGGCAATTTGTGGAGCGCCATGTCACGTGATATACTTTCAGTTATTCTCATAGTATATTGCTTCGTAGTTTTCTGGTTTGTTGGTGGACTTACCTTCTtccatttttatctcatctgcaCCAACCAG aCAACTTATGAGAATTTTCGATACCGCTATGATAAGAACGAAAACCCTTTCACCATGGGAATAATACAGAACTTGAAAGAGGTCTTCTTTTCTAAGATCCCACCTTCAATGATCGATTTTCGAGCTTGGGtgtatgaagatgatgatgtaGCAATGGGATCTTTTAGTTCGGAGCTAATTAATGGAGGTCGAGCCTTCGACGATAGATCatcaaaagataaatttgatatcCCAGCTGGAAACAAGTTTGAAAATGTTGGAAGTTTGAGGGTGGTAGATATTTTACAGAATTTGGATTACAGTGGTATTGAtgataatttgaagaaaaagatggaagATGGAGATCATACTGCTTGA